The following are encoded together in the Gordonia insulae genome:
- a CDS encoding sugar phosphate isomerase/epimerase family protein yields MTTSELRIAAAPISWGVCEVPGWGYQLTPERVLGEMRDLGVTAAETGPEGFLPTSPAELRDTLASYSLRCVGSFVPVVLHKADHDPTAEVNEVLDRLETSGGDVIVLAAATGVDGYDDRPDLSESEWATLLANLDRLGELAKARGVTPALHPHVGTMIEKRDEVYRVLENSTIGLCLDTGHLLIGGTDPLEVTKAFTDRITHAHLKDVRIELAEQVQRGDLTYTDAVAQGMYVPLGAGEARIARVVGTLVDAGFTGWYVLEQDTILADEADGDAAAGNVAVSMSFLRKTAERPVRV; encoded by the coding sequence ATGACCACCTCCGAATTGCGCATCGCCGCCGCCCCCATCTCCTGGGGCGTGTGTGAGGTACCCGGCTGGGGATATCAGCTCACTCCGGAGCGGGTACTCGGCGAGATGCGCGACCTGGGCGTCACCGCTGCCGAGACCGGACCGGAGGGCTTCCTCCCCACCTCACCGGCCGAGTTGCGCGACACCCTCGCGTCCTACTCCCTGCGGTGCGTCGGGTCGTTCGTACCGGTGGTGCTGCACAAGGCGGACCATGACCCGACCGCGGAAGTGAACGAGGTGCTGGATCGCCTCGAGACGTCCGGCGGCGACGTGATCGTGCTCGCCGCCGCGACCGGCGTGGACGGGTATGACGATCGGCCGGATCTGTCCGAGTCGGAGTGGGCGACGTTGCTGGCCAATCTCGATCGGCTCGGCGAGTTGGCGAAGGCACGTGGCGTCACCCCTGCCCTGCATCCGCACGTCGGCACCATGATCGAGAAGCGCGACGAGGTCTACCGCGTCCTGGAGAACTCGACGATCGGACTGTGCCTGGACACCGGACACCTGCTGATCGGCGGTACCGATCCGTTGGAGGTGACCAAGGCGTTCACCGACCGGATCACCCATGCGCATCTCAAGGACGTTCGCATCGAGCTCGCCGAGCAGGTCCAGCGTGGTGATCTCACCTACACCGATGCCGTGGCGCAGGGTATGTACGTGCCCCTCGGTGCCGGCGAGGCCCGCATCGCGCGGGTCGTCGGGACCTTGGTCGATGCCGGTTTCACCGGCTGGTACGTGCTCGAGCAGGACACGATCCTGGCCGACGAGGCCGACGGCGACGCGGCCGCCGGCAACGTCGCCGTCTCGATGTCGTTCCTGCGCAAGACCGCTGAGCGCCCGGTGCGCGTATGA
- a CDS encoding Gfo/Idh/MocA family protein encodes MGLTIGVIGLGRIGGFHADTLAALPTVDHLVVTDADPAAIDATTARLSTARAAADADALLSAGIDAVVIASATPTHAELIEKAVAAGVPTLCEKPIALSIGDSAEVVRRVADTGVPVRIGYNRRFDPAMAAARAAVAGGDLGFITTVRSTTLDPAPPPPGYIAASGGIFRDCAVHDFDTVRWLLDDEVVEVYAAGGNQGDPYFAEVGDVDSASILLTFASGTVGVVSVTRYNGRGYDCRLEVHGSTDSVVAGWDDGTPVRNLQPGNDFPGGTPHAFFMDRFADAYRAEMTAFCDTVTGAGSAASGPNATGAGIAASGPALCTAHDALEVAVIAEAASRSAATHQPIRTDEVRAQYISTPRQQGSPT; translated from the coding sequence ATGGGACTCACAATCGGGGTCATCGGACTCGGGCGGATCGGCGGTTTCCACGCCGACACGCTCGCCGCGTTGCCCACCGTCGACCACCTCGTGGTCACCGACGCCGATCCGGCTGCGATCGACGCGACCACCGCACGGCTGAGCACGGCGCGCGCCGCAGCCGACGCCGATGCGTTGTTGAGCGCCGGGATCGACGCGGTGGTCATCGCCAGCGCCACCCCCACTCATGCCGAACTGATCGAGAAGGCCGTCGCCGCCGGCGTCCCGACCTTGTGCGAGAAGCCGATCGCGCTGTCGATCGGCGACTCGGCCGAGGTGGTGCGCCGAGTCGCCGACACCGGTGTGCCCGTGCGGATCGGGTACAACCGCAGGTTCGATCCGGCGATGGCCGCGGCCCGCGCCGCCGTCGCCGGCGGAGATCTCGGCTTCATCACCACCGTACGGTCGACCACCCTGGACCCGGCGCCTCCCCCGCCCGGCTACATCGCCGCCTCGGGCGGGATCTTCCGGGACTGCGCGGTGCACGACTTCGACACGGTGCGTTGGCTTCTCGACGACGAAGTGGTCGAGGTGTATGCAGCGGGCGGCAACCAGGGCGATCCGTACTTCGCAGAGGTCGGGGACGTCGACTCGGCGTCGATCCTGCTGACGTTCGCGTCCGGCACTGTCGGCGTGGTGTCGGTGACCCGCTACAACGGCCGCGGCTACGACTGCCGACTCGAGGTCCATGGCAGCACCGACTCCGTCGTCGCCGGATGGGACGACGGCACGCCAGTCCGAAATCTTCAGCCGGGCAATGATTTCCCTGGCGGTACCCCGCACGCGTTCTTCATGGACCGGTTCGCCGACGCGTACCGGGCCGAGATGACGGCGTTCTGTGACACGGTGACCGGCGCCGGGAGCGCAGCGAGCGGGCCGAATGCGACCGGCGCCGGGATCGCAGCGAGCGGGCCGGCCCTGTGTACGGCTCACGATGCCCTGGAGGTGGCCGTGATCGCAGAGGCTGCCTCCCGGTCGGCCGCCACCCATCAACCGATCCGCACCGACGAGGTGCGGGCCCAGTACATTTCGACACCACGACAGCAAGGATCACCGACATGA
- a CDS encoding SDR family oxidoreductase: MTDRTETSIERGPLDDKVLLVSGGTQGLGAAIVRAAADAGARVAFSGRNAEKGKGLAAEFDGAPVSFIQADLADPVAAADTVSATVAEFGRIDCLVNAAGTTTRGSLVDTTPELFDTHIAINMRAPFFTMQAAVKDMIGRGAPGSIVNVITMSSYGGQPYLAPYSASKAGLVGLTKNAAHAHRWDRIRINGLNIGWSETEGETDIQKRFHGADDTWIDEANASVPMGKLGQPDEIADFVVFLLSDRSGVVTGSVIDWDQIVMGGFD; encoded by the coding sequence ATGACCGACCGTACCGAGACGTCGATTGAGCGGGGCCCCCTCGACGACAAGGTCCTGCTGGTCAGCGGCGGGACGCAGGGGCTCGGCGCGGCGATCGTCCGCGCTGCGGCCGACGCCGGCGCCCGGGTCGCATTCAGCGGCCGCAACGCGGAGAAGGGCAAGGGGCTGGCCGCCGAATTCGACGGCGCGCCGGTCAGTTTCATCCAGGCCGATCTGGCCGATCCGGTGGCCGCCGCGGATACCGTGAGTGCGACGGTCGCCGAGTTCGGCCGCATCGACTGCCTGGTGAACGCGGCAGGCACCACCACGCGTGGCAGTCTCGTGGACACCACCCCGGAATTGTTCGACACTCACATCGCCATCAACATGCGCGCACCTTTCTTCACCATGCAGGCCGCGGTCAAGGACATGATCGGGCGGGGTGCGCCGGGCAGCATCGTCAACGTCATCACGATGTCCTCGTACGGCGGGCAGCCGTACCTCGCACCGTATTCGGCCTCGAAGGCGGGCCTGGTCGGACTGACGAAGAACGCCGCGCACGCGCACCGCTGGGATCGCATCCGCATCAACGGCCTCAACATCGGGTGGAGCGAAACCGAGGGTGAGACCGACATCCAGAAGCGGTTCCACGGCGCCGACGACACCTGGATCGACGAGGCGAACGCGTCGGTGCCGATGGGCAAACTCGGACAGCCCGACGAGATCGCCGATTTCGTCGTGTTCCTGCTGTCCGACCGCAGTGGGGTGGTGACCGGCTCGGTCATCGACTGGGACCAGATCGTGATGGGTGGATTCGACTGA
- a CDS encoding phytanoyl-CoA dioxygenase family protein, with translation MTLRSASPTTTARDTTRAGANRITERDCNLDDFIALTERTTDLADYPHAASTERGVLFYDSAAVSATTGEARELLADELADALLNGPGIVVFAGAFDDRHGLAETTALFDRIIADQNAAGVSNGDHFAKPGANDRVWNALQKFAERDPELFSRYYANDVLALISQAWLGPWYQVTSAVNVVNPGGAAQNPHRDYHLGFMSTDTAATFRAHVHRLSPALTLQGAVAHVDMPIESGPTMYLPYSQTYEAGYLAFNLPEFREYFAQNYVQLPLSAGDAVFFNPALFHAAGHNTSSDIKRMANLLQVSSAFGRAMDSVDRSAIMRWIYPALRRRTAEGDTRGVANAIAASAEGYAFPSNLDLDQPITGLTGESQAQLLARALADDFDEARFDQELSALDARHIP, from the coding sequence ATGACCCTGCGCAGCGCCAGCCCCACCACCACAGCCCGTGACACCACCCGGGCCGGAGCCAACCGGATCACCGAGCGCGACTGCAATCTCGACGACTTCATCGCCCTCACCGAGCGGACCACGGATCTCGCGGACTACCCGCACGCGGCCTCGACCGAACGCGGCGTGCTGTTCTACGACTCGGCCGCGGTGTCCGCGACGACCGGCGAAGCCCGCGAGTTGCTGGCCGACGAACTCGCCGATGCCCTCCTGAACGGCCCGGGCATCGTCGTCTTCGCCGGCGCGTTCGACGACCGCCACGGCCTTGCCGAGACCACTGCGCTGTTCGACCGCATCATCGCCGACCAGAATGCGGCCGGCGTGTCCAACGGCGACCACTTCGCGAAGCCCGGCGCCAACGACCGCGTCTGGAACGCCCTGCAGAAGTTCGCCGAACGCGACCCCGAACTGTTCAGCCGCTACTACGCCAACGACGTCCTCGCGTTGATCAGCCAGGCCTGGCTCGGACCGTGGTATCAGGTGACCTCCGCCGTCAACGTCGTGAACCCGGGCGGAGCGGCGCAGAACCCGCACCGCGACTACCACCTCGGATTCATGTCCACCGACACCGCAGCCACCTTCCGGGCACATGTCCACCGGCTGTCGCCGGCGCTCACCCTGCAGGGTGCCGTCGCCCACGTCGACATGCCGATCGAATCCGGCCCGACGATGTACCTGCCGTACTCGCAGACATACGAGGCCGGCTACCTGGCATTCAACCTGCCGGAGTTCCGCGAGTACTTCGCGCAGAACTACGTGCAGCTGCCGCTCTCCGCGGGCGACGCGGTCTTCTTCAACCCCGCGCTGTTCCACGCCGCCGGACACAACACGTCGTCCGACATCAAACGCATGGCGAATCTGCTACAGGTCTCGTCCGCATTCGGCCGGGCGATGGATTCCGTCGACCGCTCGGCGATCATGCGCTGGATCTACCCCGCCTTGCGGCGACGCACGGCCGAGGGCGACACCCGCGGTGTGGCGAATGCGATCGCCGCGAGCGCCGAGGGCTATGCCTTCCCCAGCAATCTCGACCTCGATCAGCCGATCACCGGTCTCACCGGCGAATCACAAGCCCAGCTGCTCGCCCGGGCGCTCGCCGACGACTTCGACGAGGCCCGATTCGACCAGGAACTGTCCGCACTCGACGCACGTCACATCCCATGA